One segment of Anopheles stephensi strain Indian chromosome 3, UCI_ANSTEP_V1.0, whole genome shotgun sequence DNA contains the following:
- the LOC118513562 gene encoding uncharacterized protein LOC118513562 — protein sequence MTAKKDKDYKNHKHGSELSATAISSKLDSHLASQTGTTAPGLITAQDPLKRTNKPLMEKRRRARINQSLAILKALILESTVKNKSGDGQTKHSKLEKADILELTVRHFQRHRNLDSPGIDKYRAGYTDCAREVARYLATPEPPPLPSVPTLTDAGSKARLLRHLDNCIAEIDTEICPKSATAANGIPLTSPGGAVVGAGGPDGKMLVDGTGAGSTTIYDGLKKTKDLLVDYGATAGISQDSNPLDFSKTNREIGRSPYSYRGSPTDLALLAPKSTSLLHQDENNNRGTSGGTLGVHITKSSSLHHPQAAVTVANLEDMIHGSEIATTSAAASSHTVALNKMMLGHHQHQPHPKLAIDMANLKNCRLDAGAIKHEPGASAALLANGYSTTSSAVSSPTPSPAGGNLESDKDVSNHSEHGVVVPQATGYPPQSQVALLLPDHYIQLATALGLGSTPPMLDHPGAAAAAAAAAAAAASLSSTDFETLIEQNRRQAAVIAHEKMTAEMIGSLHALPENVDESYWELYKKSLGIPDSISKLSLTDVRALMAKGMPPKVECVGATVAPVPAVPPVTKMEIDEQGHPPAHHHGGSVKSEPPPTTVSPGLIEPDVDGRTSANGSRSPHVKKELSDGDIAMVAVRPEAAHTPYLEERDRRSLSPRSVEDRRSPTSSNASGSSERCSSNSGAVDSLHAPTWRPW from the exons ATGACTGCAAAGAAGGATAAGGACTACAAGAATCATAAACACGGCAGTG AGTTAAGCGCAACAGCAATATCGTCCAAGCTAGACAGCCACCTAGCCAGCCAAACCGGTACTACTGCACCAGGTCTGATAACGGCACAGGATCCTTTGAAACGCACCAACAAACCCCTCATGGAGAAGCGACGTCGGGCACGCATCAACCAAAGTTTGGCCATTCTGAAGGCCCTCATCCTTGAATCGACCGTCAAAAACAAATCCGGCGATGGTCAAACCAAACACTCGAAGCTGGAGAAAGCGGACATCTTGGAGTTGACGGTGCGTCACTTCCAGCGGCACCGTAATCTCGACAGTCCCGGCATCGATAAGTATCGGGCTGGCTATACGGACTGTGCACGGGAAGTGGCCCGCTATCTGGCCACACCGGAACCGCCACCATTGCCAAGTGTACCGACACTGACGGACGCTGGTTCTAAGGCCCGTCTGTTGCGCCATCTCGACAATTGCATTGCGGAGATCGATACGGAGATCTGTCCGAAGTCGGCCACTGCTGCCAATGGGATACCGCTAACTTCTCCTGGTGGGGCAGTTGTTGGTGCCGGTGGCCCGGATGGAAAGATGTTGGTAGATGGGACTGGAGCTGGCAGTACCACCATATACGATGGGTTGAAGAAAACCAAAGACTTGCTGGTGGACTATGGTGCTACGGCCGGGATTTCGCAGGACTCGAATCCGCTAGATTTCAGCAAAACGAACCGAGAAATTGGACGGTCACCGTACTCGTACCGTGGATCTCCTACTGATCTAGCTCTTTTGGCACCGAAATCAACCTCACTG CTCCATCAAGACGAGAATAACAATCGAGGCACTAGCGGTGGCACCCTTGGCGTACACATCACCAAGTCCAGCAGCCTTCATCACCCGCAGGCGGCCGTCACGGTTGCAAATCTGGAGGATATGATCCATGGCAGTGAAATCGCAACCACCTCAGCCGCAGCCAGCAGCCATACGGTCGCACTCAACAAAATGATGCTCGGccaccatcagcaccagcCGCACCCGAAGCTCGCGATCGATATGGCTAACCTAAAAAATTGTCGGCTGGATGCGGGCGCTATCAAGCACGAGCCGGGCGCGTCTGCAGCCTTGCTGGCAAACGGGTACTCTACCACATCGTCGGCCGTTTCTTCACCGACTCCTTCGCCGGCGGGCGGAAACCTCGAATCCGATAAGGATGTTTCAAAT CACTCCGAGCACGGTGTCGTAGTGCCACAGGCGACTGGTTATCCTCCCCAAAGTCAGGTCGCACTACTCCTTCCCGACCACTACATCCAGCTTGCGACAGCGCTGGGgctgggcagcacaccaccaatGTTGGATCACCCGGGTGCAgcggctgctgcagctgccgccgccgctgcaGCCGCTTCCCTTTCCAGCACCGATTTCGAAACCCTGATCGAACAGAACCGTCGCCAGGCGGCAGTGATCGCGCACGAAAAGATGACGGCGGAGATGATTGGCAGTTTGCACGCGCTGCCCGAAAACGTGGACGAAAGCTACTGGGAGCTGTACAAGAAATCGCTCGGCATACCGGACTCGATCAGCAAGCTAAGCCTTACCGATGTTCGGGCACTCATGGCGAAAGGAATGCCGCCGAAGGTTGAATGTGTAGGCGCAACGGTCGCACCCGTACCGGCCGTTCCACCCGTCACAAAAATGGAGATCGACGAGCAAGGGCACCCTCCGGCGCATCATCACGGGGGATCGGTAAAATCtgaaccaccaccgaccacaGTCTCACCGGGACTGATAGAGCCGGATGTTGATGGACGTACCAGTGCCAATGGCAGTCGAAGTCCGCATGTAAAGAAAGAGCTATCGGACGGTGATATTGCGATGGTTGCTGTGCGGCCGGAAGCAGCGCACACACCGTATCTGGAGGAACGCGATCGTCGAAGCTTGAGTCCTCGATCGGTCGAAGATCGAAGATCACCGACGAGCAGCAATGCTAGCGGTAGTAGCGAACGGTGCAGCAGTAACAGTGGCGCAGTAGATAGTTTGCACGCTCCAACATGGCGCCCATGGTAG
- the LOC118510009 gene encoding zinc finger protein 2 homolog, producing the protein MCILNIVCILMVFDSCSRNINKRPSTAKCKHCTLTLFLKNLVSVFGDLLSQKMVENSVTIDFESVCRFCLTNAGVFQSIFDHEIVDIAAIVKTITNLEVSKDDPFSKVACNSCIDIVRCIVDFRDKCISSFHESEQKLLALEEASLAKELQLHVEFIKCDSPGDSGCNSYEQEGAITNLTDTDNEDEDAPANTETQSISEETAKNTLSKSTSNSEEVENTTTCTECGECVSGGKQMLTYHMKSDHADDGGLPKIRQCFFCPKAYSSYQLLKYHLNFHPQKLWQCPQCDKRIHNKASFIDHLRIHANERYYVCKECGKQFTALKYLSTHSRVHKRNTANASSKSKDVKGSVKDTPLESFSQPEPLASPIQSTTLLEKLAEQEPETNLAHVDSLHSQDQKVNHLQNGTETYQSGMYECEVCGKKLKTKSNYTNHRKMHDRKETKAEEKIVPISSHDTVQRRVYLCNICGHNCGSSSNLGVHLRRHNGQSVCECSVCGKGFPRRSDLVMHMRKHTGEKPFICPTCGRGFSRLDKLRIHTRTHTGEKPYKCPCGRAYAQKNDLKTHQKRNTCGQNFDIAKLLTSHRRTICIKSPKHSPFDDGTHETHKQKQQDRDSTSMPVVYSTGAPSSELLETTDTMVDIVFPGSWNNCITAHDFQHQEAVVTDSYENSSYISQSKLVT; encoded by the exons ATGTGTATTTTAAACATTGTATGCATTTTGATGGTATTTGACAGCTGCTCAAGAAACATCAACAAACGACCGTCAacagcaaaatgtaaacattgtaCACTTacattgtttttaaaaaatttagtttcagTTTTTGGTGATTTGTTATCAcagaaaatggtggaaaattcggTTACTATCGACTTTGAATCAGTATGCCGATTTTGTCTCACAAACGCTGGTGTTTTCCAAtcaattttcgaccatgaaaTAGTCGATATTGCTGCTATTGTAAAGACAATCACCAATCTAGAA GTTTCTAAAGATGATCCATTCTCCAAGGTGGCTTGTAATTCGTGCATCGATATTGTTAGGTGCATAGTGGATTTCAGAGATAAATGCATTTCTTCCTTCCACGAATCAGAACAAAAGCTTCTGGCGTTAGAAGAAGCATCTCTCGCGAAAGAACTGCAATTGCATGTGGAGTTTATTAAATGTGATTCCCCAGGAGACAGTGGGTGTAACAGCTACGAACAGGAGGGCGCGATTACGAATCTTACCGATACGGATAATGAGGATGAGGACGCGCCCGCTAATACAGAAACACAATCGATTAGTGAAGAAACAGCGAAAAATACACTTTCGAAGAGTACTTCAAACAGCGAGGAAGTCGAAAACACTACCACGTGTACGGAATGCGGAGAATGTGTTTCCGGCGGAAAACAAATGCTTACCTATCACATGAAAAGCGATCATGCCGACGATGGTGGGCTGCCCAAGATACGGCAATGTTTCTTCTGCCCAAAGGCGTATTCTTCGTACCAGTTGCTAAAATACCATCTCAATTTTCACCCACAAAAGCTGTGGCAATGTCCGCAGTGTGATAAGCGCATCCACAACAAAGCCAGCTTCATCGATCACCTTCGGATACATGCGAATGAACGGTATTACGTTTGCAAGGAATGTGGAAAACAGTTTACTGCGTTGAAGTACCTTTCCACCCATAGCCGGGTGCACAAGCGAAATACGGCGAATGCAAGCAGCAAATCGAAG GATGTTAAGGGATCTGTGAAGGACACCCCGCTGGAATCCTTTTCCCAACCTGAACCACTAGCTAGTCCCATCCAGTCGACTACTTTACTCGAGAAACTAGCTGAACAGGAGCCTGAAACGAATTTGGCGCATGTCGACTCCTTACATTCTCAAGATCAAAAAGTAAATCATCTTCAGAATGGGACTGAAACATATCAATCAGGG ATGTACGAGTGTGAGGTGTGCGGTAAAAAGCTCAAAACTAAATCCAACTATACTAACCACCGTAAAATGCATGACCGGAAAGAGACGAAAGCAGAAGAGAAAATCGTGCCCATAAGCAGCCATGATACGGTACAGCGCCGAGTGTATCTTTGCAACATATGCGGCCACAACTGTGGTTCGTCCAGTAACTTGGGTGTACACTTGCGACGCCACAACGgacagagtgtgtgtgagtgctcgGTTTGTGGGAAAGGATTTCCTCGCCGATCGGATCTTGTCATGCATATGCGCAAGCATACGG GCGAAAAACCTTTCATCTGTCCAACGTGTGGTCGCGGATTTTCTCGGCTGGATAAGCTACGCATTcacacccgcacacacaccggtGAGAAACCGTACAAATGTCCTTGCGGTCGAGCATACGCTCAG AAAAATGACctaaaaacacaccaaaaacgTAACACGTGTGGCCAAAATTTCGATATCGCCAAGCTGCTCACTTCGCATCGACGGACAATTTGCATTAAATCACCGAAGCATTCACCGTTTGATGATGGTACACATGAAacgcacaaacaaaagcagcagGACCGTGATTCAACTTCCATGCCGGTAGTGTATTCAACCGGTGCACCATCATCTGAGTTGCTGGAAACCACCGATACGATGGTGGATATAGTGTTCCCGGGAAGCTGGAACAATTGCATTACGGCACATGATTTTCAGCACCAGGAAGCTGTTGTTACCGATAGCTATGAGAATAGTTCGTACATTAGTCAATCGAAGCTTGTAACGTGA